The DNA sequence ATGACGCGCAAAGGCGGCCTGCGCCGCCAGCTGCCACGCCGTAGCTGGTGGGGCCGGGCGCTGACGCCACTGATAATAGCCGGCTGAACTGACCGCCAACAAGCGGCAGAGCACCCGCACGGGCCACGGTTCCACGCAGGCATGGATAAATGCGTAGCGGCTCATGACTGAGGCGGTTGGGAGAAGATGGTCACGACTTTTTTTAAAATATCACGCTCCATTTCTACGCGCTTGAGTTCGGTACGCAGCCGTTTGATTTCGTCGCGCTCCGCGCTGCTGGGCACGGCTTGTTCCAGCGCCTCGCGCTGCCAACGGCCCAACAAGGCGGGTGAAATGCCTTGGGCCCGAGCCACGTCGCTTTGTCGGGCACCAGCCGCCACTTGGCGAACGCATTCGGCCTTAAAAGCCAACGTGTACTTCTTGCGCGGGGCAGGCAGCGTTCCGCCTAGATTCAGTTTTTCAGTCATGGGCAATGGAAGATAAGACTTCACACTGTCCGTTTTAGCTAGACCACCTCAGTACACGCTTGTGATTAGCCAGCCAGCCTTCCCGCCGCAACAGGGTGTGCAGGCGCTGGCAACCGTAGCGAATACGCACCTGGGCCAACTCG is a window from the Hymenobacter nivis genome containing:
- a CDS encoding transposase, which codes for MTEKLNLGGTLPAPRKKYTLAFKAECVRQVAAGARQSDVARAQGISPALLGRWQREALEQAVPSSAERDEIKRLRTELKRVEMERDILKKVVTIFSQPPQS